The proteins below come from a single Phorcysia thermohydrogeniphila genomic window:
- the cbiQ gene encoding cobalt ECF transporter T component CbiQ, whose translation MESKTFLHTLDPRVKIVVLFLFSWGIALVQDFKGALFYLPFVFFSLLMAKKEVLKLAKHLFIANTFLLFIVLSMVLTYESPNMLRVGFVSISFDGLKLGLLLFLKSSLILSLTAVFLSTSSIFSIFHALHHLKFPNSLCQILFFSYRYLHTVKEEYETMLKAARCRGFKPESSIKTYKTFAYILANLLVRSYRRADRVYKAMLCRGFRGEFPVYSHFSLKRKDIIFAVTSFIYLAVVVLWRF comes from the coding sequence ATGGAGAGTAAAACCTTCCTTCACACACTTGACCCTCGGGTGAAGATAGTTGTCCTTTTCCTTTTTAGCTGGGGAATTGCCTTGGTTCAGGACTTTAAAGGGGCGCTTTTTTACCTGCCCTTTGTATTCTTTAGTCTTCTGATGGCAAAGAAAGAGGTTTTAAAGCTGGCAAAACATCTCTTTATTGCTAACACTTTTCTGCTTTTCATCGTCCTTAGTATGGTTTTGACCTATGAAAGTCCAAATATGTTACGCGTGGGGTTTGTAAGTATCTCCTTTGATGGTCTTAAGCTTGGATTGCTACTCTTCCTTAAGTCAAGCCTTATCTTAAGTCTTACTGCTGTTTTCCTCTCCACCTCCTCAATCTTTTCAATTTTTCACGCTCTCCATCACCTCAAATTCCCAAATAGCCTCTGCCAGATACTCTTTTTCAGTTATAGATACCTCCACACCGTAAAGGAAGAGTACGAAACGATGTTAAAGGCTGCAAGGTGCAGGGGGTTTAAGCCGGAGAGCTCCATAAAAACCTATAAGACCTTTGCCTACATTCTTGCTAACCTCCTTGTGAGGAGCTACAGGAGGGCAGATAGAGTTTACAAGGCGATGCTGTGTAGGGGGTTTAGGGGAGAGTTTCCCGTTTATAGCCACTTTTCACTGAAAAGAAAAGACATAATTTTTGCAGTCACAAGCTTTATCTACCTTGCGGTGGTAGTTTTATGGAGATTTTGA